In Microbulbifer sp. GL-2, the following are encoded in one genomic region:
- a CDS encoding 4'-phosphopantetheinyl transferase — MATDIPPSIGCDSKFISADQPIVIPGLPGIIREYQYFPEHYHDSLFCSLGIHFPEDIQKAVTKRKAEFLAGRYSAQQALRQIGCSNFQVPIGTQRSPQWPEGIKGAITHSGNRALCALSKNLELLGIDYELPIPSPTAIEIQRNIVTDSEAQRLSRLDKEMSHWLTIAFSIKESLFKALHPIVNQYFDFLDAEIIEVIPESQSISLSLTRTLCPEAKRGQVLHGSYHPHRDGFFTLVGYSPKN; from the coding sequence ATGGCAACAGACATTCCACCTAGTATCGGCTGTGACTCTAAGTTTATTTCAGCAGATCAACCCATTGTTATCCCGGGTCTCCCTGGAATAATTCGTGAATACCAATATTTTCCAGAGCATTATCACGACTCGCTGTTTTGCTCTCTAGGGATTCACTTTCCGGAAGATATACAGAAGGCAGTTACTAAGCGCAAAGCGGAGTTTCTCGCAGGGAGATACTCTGCACAACAGGCCCTACGTCAAATAGGTTGTAGCAATTTTCAGGTCCCCATTGGTACTCAACGTAGCCCTCAGTGGCCAGAAGGCATCAAGGGTGCCATTACCCATTCAGGTAATCGAGCCTTATGCGCTCTGAGCAAAAACTTAGAGCTACTCGGTATCGACTATGAATTGCCAATACCCTCTCCAACGGCCATTGAAATACAAAGAAATATAGTAACTGATAGCGAGGCACAGAGGCTTTCGCGGTTAGACAAAGAGATGAGCCACTGGTTAACTATCGCTTTTTCTATCAAGGAAAGCCTATTTAAAGCTCTACACCCTATTGTTAACCAATATTTTGACTTCCTCGACGCAGAAATTATTGAAGTTATTCCTGAAAGTCAAAGTATCTCATTATCTTTGACACGAACTCTCTGCCCTGAAGCCAAGCGAGGACAAGTATTACATGGCTCCTACCACCCTCATCGGGATGGATTTTTTACACTAGTCGGATACTCTCCAAAAAACTAA
- a CDS encoding MaoC family dehydratase: protein MKESFHFLREDKPGVYIETYGVDFEDFEVGQIFEHRPGHTFTEAASLNYVNHGFDLSPGCADLHFSRKVYGERIKVVETFVLSAMAMTTKTFGKVVANLSMTDCKVKPVYVGETLYFESEILGKRESKSRPDQGLLHVSSRAKNQQGDLVCSFERKLLVYRRGLGPYSAAGY, encoded by the coding sequence GTGAAGGAATCATTTCATTTTCTTAGGGAAGATAAACCGGGCGTCTACATCGAAACCTATGGTGTTGATTTTGAGGATTTTGAAGTAGGCCAGATATTTGAGCACCGACCAGGGCACACTTTTACTGAGGCCGCTAGTTTGAACTATGTAAATCACGGGTTTGATCTTAGCCCTGGTTGTGCAGACCTGCACTTTTCAAGAAAAGTTTATGGGGAAAGGATAAAAGTTGTAGAAACCTTTGTGCTCAGTGCTATGGCAATGACCACTAAAACCTTTGGCAAGGTGGTGGCAAATTTGAGCATGACAGACTGTAAAGTTAAACCTGTTTATGTTGGAGAAACGCTGTATTTCGAATCTGAAATTTTGGGGAAGCGTGAATCAAAATCCCGCCCTGACCAGGGATTGCTACACGTCAGCTCCCGAGCGAAAAACCAGCAGGGAGACTTGGTCTGTTCATTCGAGAGAAAATTATTGGTGTATCGTCGAGGCCTCGGGCCTTATTCCGCAGCGGGATATTGA
- a CDS encoding tryptophan--tRNA ligase, which yields MTKQRVLTGITTTGTPHLGNYVGAIRPAITASQDENNQSFYFLADYHALIKCQDPEQVHQSTLEIAATWLALGLNTENVVFYRQSDIHEIPELTWLLTCMTGKGLMNRAHAYKAAVDANRADGEDSDFGVTMGLYSYPILMAADILMFNANKVPVGKDQVQHIEMARDIAQRFNHHYGEHFALPEAVVDDHVAVLQGLDGRKMSKSYGNTIPLFLPEKRLKKHINKIKTNLLEPGEPKDPDTSTVFQIWQAFASEEQTAEMRKAFEDGIAWGEAKKQLFELVSEQIGDARERYNELLENPSQIEEELEKGAAKARAYSAPFIEKLRHAVGIRKIGR from the coding sequence ATGACCAAGCAGCGCGTATTGACCGGTATTACGACCACCGGTACACCTCATCTGGGTAACTATGTTGGCGCAATCCGCCCAGCTATTACCGCGAGCCAGGATGAAAATAACCAGTCTTTCTATTTCCTCGCCGATTACCATGCGCTCATCAAGTGCCAGGACCCAGAGCAGGTGCATCAATCTACTCTGGAGATTGCCGCGACCTGGCTGGCTTTGGGCCTGAATACCGAAAATGTGGTGTTCTACCGTCAGTCAGATATCCATGAAATTCCTGAGTTGACCTGGCTGCTTACCTGCATGACCGGGAAAGGCTTGATGAACCGGGCCCACGCATACAAAGCTGCGGTGGATGCCAACCGCGCGGATGGTGAAGACTCTGATTTTGGTGTCACCATGGGCCTTTACAGCTACCCCATCCTGATGGCTGCCGATATCCTGATGTTCAATGCCAATAAAGTACCGGTGGGTAAGGATCAGGTTCAGCATATTGAGATGGCCCGCGATATCGCACAGCGCTTTAACCACCACTATGGGGAGCACTTCGCGCTGCCTGAGGCGGTGGTGGATGATCATGTTGCGGTGCTTCAGGGGCTTGATGGTCGAAAAATGAGCAAGAGCTATGGCAATACCATCCCTCTATTTTTGCCTGAGAAGAGGCTGAAAAAGCATATTAATAAGATCAAGACCAACCTGCTTGAGCCGGGCGAACCTAAAGACCCCGATACTTCGACAGTCTTCCAGATCTGGCAGGCCTTTGCCTCTGAAGAGCAGACGGCGGAGATGCGTAAAGCGTTTGAAGATGGAATCGCCTGGGGTGAGGCCAAGAAGCAGTTATTTGAGTTGGTAAGTGAGCAGATTGGGGATGCCCGCGAGCGTTATAATGAGCTGCTTGAAAACCCATCGCAGATTGAGGAAGAGTTGGAGAAGGGAGCAGCTAAAGCTCGCGCTTACTCTGCTCCATTTATCGAGAAGTTGCGTCATGCGGTTGGTATTCGCAAGATCGGCCGCTAG
- a CDS encoding CoA ester lyase gives MESEKANIFRSILFLPATRSDRYEKALGSGADVACVDLEDSVAPDQKDVAREIVTDFFKMPVTTPLQRALRINQLACKQGLEDMLLVLALEQLPDIVLIPKVESPEEIAWFNEVTASIDRPVSLIPLIETAKGLQNAIDIARAPNVRAIGFGTADYAADVGADMSWESLIYARGRILQAAGYADIAAVDGPWLQLDDDKGLLKDTRRAAAMGFSGKIALHPRQLKWIHKGFVPSEEALNRARRIVDAYRANKDGVLVVDGRMVDMPVVERAQRLIELAGRR, from the coding sequence ATGGAGAGCGAGAAAGCTAATATTTTTCGCAGTATTTTATTTTTACCCGCTACGCGTTCAGACAGGTACGAGAAAGCCTTGGGCAGTGGGGCTGATGTCGCATGTGTGGACTTGGAGGATTCTGTGGCGCCAGATCAGAAAGATGTGGCGCGTGAAATAGTTACCGATTTTTTTAAAATGCCTGTTACCACTCCTCTACAGCGCGCATTGCGTATTAATCAACTGGCCTGTAAACAGGGCCTGGAGGACATGCTGTTGGTATTGGCTTTGGAGCAGTTGCCGGATATCGTTCTAATCCCGAAGGTGGAATCACCAGAGGAGATTGCTTGGTTTAATGAGGTGACAGCCTCCATTGATCGGCCTGTCAGTTTAATCCCCTTGATTGAAACCGCTAAAGGATTACAAAACGCCATCGACATTGCCAGGGCGCCAAATGTGCGGGCAATCGGTTTTGGTACAGCTGATTACGCGGCTGATGTAGGGGCGGATATGAGTTGGGAATCATTGATATACGCAAGGGGGCGTATCCTGCAAGCAGCTGGCTATGCCGATATTGCCGCGGTGGATGGACCCTGGTTACAGCTGGATGATGACAAAGGCCTACTTAAAGATACCCGTCGGGCGGCAGCAATGGGATTTAGTGGAAAAATTGCCTTGCACCCTCGGCAGCTGAAGTGGATCCACAAAGGGTTTGTTCCTTCGGAAGAAGCTCTTAACCGAGCGCGAAGGATTGTGGATGCGTATAGAGCCAATAAGGATGGGGTATTGGTGGTAGATGGCAGGATGGTGGATATGCCCGTAGTAGAGAGAGCGCAAAGACTGATTGAATTGGCAGGCAGACGTTAG
- a CDS encoding TonB-dependent siderophore receptor produces MGTARIQGLRQNATPVFSGLSRSLLALAIASGSSVAFAADDKNEGIEEVNVTGELNLSRQTSIGKQNIPVDETPFSISLRDKDFFDVTGSKSVQDILQYSAGVNGGLFGVDARGDWSTVRAVEPIMFVDGLKTTFGSYTGSRANLYAFERVEILKGPSSVLYGQGSTGGIVNLVTKRPKEEFGGELMVQGGDYDRKVIAGDVTGALDSDGEWLYRVVGYARDADAQVDHVDDDSTLFMPSISWRPNVDTEITFLVNHQEEKTGTTAAFLPWGGTIVDNINGEIPTDTFISEPGWDKYNTEQTSYSLWVDHRLNDSWGINAGLRYSKGDVDYNSMYADYTSGLRLQKDLREVSRTVYMKDAKSDLLIFDLRLSGELTTGSFEHQISAGIDSQNAEIDNSILRKRGYGGVVDIFDPVYGYVPEGLEELERENTDVNAEQVGIYFQDQVSLGSFIFNLGLREDRLSSRTQSNVPKNVSGKQRETELTKRFGLMYAFDSGVSPYVSYSESFEAVLADPNSQGGAYEPVKGEQVEAGIKYQPEGTNILMTASAFEIKQENRLTYGLDGTFRQIGEAQIDGFELEASGQWGNLTLVANYSQMDTEVLESSNPFEVGTEIETVPEEQFSLWGNYDLSDWVPGLSVGVGARHVGESYTGIDKVHALYVAVDPEQAAYYDYVFADFPTENPSYTLYDATIGYTLESWKFQLNVKNLTDEIHTTSCLSRGDCFYGERRYVTAEARYTF; encoded by the coding sequence ATGGGCACCGCTCGAATCCAAGGTTTACGCCAAAACGCCACTCCTGTTTTCTCTGGGCTTAGCCGTTCCTTGTTAGCGCTGGCTATTGCTTCGGGTAGCTCTGTGGCTTTTGCTGCCGACGACAAAAATGAGGGTATCGAGGAGGTCAATGTAACTGGTGAGCTGAACCTGTCCCGCCAAACTTCTATCGGTAAGCAGAATATTCCTGTTGATGAGACGCCGTTCTCTATCTCTCTGCGTGATAAAGACTTTTTTGATGTTACGGGCTCTAAGTCTGTGCAAGATATCCTGCAGTACTCTGCCGGTGTGAATGGTGGCTTATTTGGTGTTGATGCTCGCGGTGACTGGTCTACCGTTCGTGCGGTTGAGCCAATCATGTTTGTCGATGGACTAAAAACTACTTTCGGCAGTTATACCGGTTCACGTGCAAACCTTTATGCCTTCGAGCGTGTGGAAATCCTCAAGGGGCCTTCTTCTGTCCTTTATGGGCAGGGCTCTACAGGCGGTATAGTCAACTTGGTTACCAAGCGCCCCAAAGAGGAGTTTGGTGGTGAACTGATGGTGCAGGGCGGTGACTATGATCGCAAAGTAATTGCTGGCGATGTTACCGGGGCCTTGGATAGTGATGGAGAATGGCTCTACCGTGTAGTGGGTTACGCCCGCGATGCCGATGCTCAGGTTGATCATGTCGATGATGACAGCACTCTGTTTATGCCTTCCATTTCCTGGCGCCCCAACGTGGATACCGAGATTACTTTCTTGGTAAACCATCAAGAAGAGAAGACTGGAACAACTGCAGCCTTCCTACCCTGGGGCGGCACCATTGTTGATAACATAAATGGTGAAATTCCAACCGATACATTTATTAGTGAGCCAGGTTGGGATAAGTACAACACTGAGCAAACCTCTTATAGCTTATGGGTTGATCATCGCTTAAATGATAGCTGGGGAATCAATGCAGGCCTCCGCTATTCAAAAGGGGATGTCGACTATAACTCAATGTATGCTGACTACACTTCTGGACTGCGCTTACAAAAAGATCTCCGTGAAGTATCACGGACTGTCTATATGAAGGATGCGAAAAGCGACCTTTTGATTTTTGATCTGCGCTTGTCTGGAGAGCTGACTACTGGCTCTTTTGAGCATCAGATTTCAGCTGGTATTGATAGCCAAAATGCAGAAATCGATAACAGCATTTTGAGAAAGCGTGGCTACGGTGGTGTCGTTGATATTTTTGATCCAGTTTATGGTTATGTACCAGAAGGACTGGAAGAGCTGGAGAGAGAAAATACCGATGTCAATGCTGAGCAAGTAGGTATTTACTTCCAAGACCAAGTTAGCCTTGGCAGCTTTATTTTTAACTTGGGCTTGCGTGAAGATAGATTATCATCGAGAACACAAAGTAATGTTCCTAAAAATGTAAGTGGCAAGCAGAGAGAGACGGAACTCACTAAAAGATTTGGCTTAATGTATGCCTTCGACAGTGGTGTATCGCCTTATGTTAGCTATTCAGAGTCTTTTGAGGCTGTTTTAGCAGATCCGAATAGCCAGGGCGGTGCCTACGAGCCTGTTAAAGGGGAGCAAGTTGAAGCCGGTATTAAATACCAGCCAGAAGGTACTAATATTCTGATGACTGCTTCTGCTTTTGAGATTAAGCAGGAAAATCGCCTAACTTACGGTCTCGACGGAACTTTCCGGCAAATCGGTGAGGCGCAGATTGATGGATTTGAGCTTGAGGCCAGTGGGCAGTGGGGCAATCTGACACTAGTGGCTAATTACAGCCAGATGGATACTGAAGTGCTAGAAAGCAGCAATCCATTTGAGGTTGGTACTGAAATTGAGACTGTACCTGAGGAGCAATTCTCTCTTTGGGGGAACTATGACTTAAGTGATTGGGTTCCCGGTCTAAGTGTTGGGGTGGGTGCTCGTCATGTTGGTGAAAGTTATACTGGCATTGATAAAGTACATGCATTGTACGTAGCTGTTGATCCTGAGCAGGCAGCTTATTACGATTATGTTTTCGCGGATTTCCCTACGGAAAACCCATCTTACACCTTATATGACGCAACCATCGGTTACACTCTGGAAAGCTGGAAGTTCCAGCTAAATGTGAAGAACCTGACTGACGAAATTCACACGACTTCTTGCCTGAGCCGTGGTGATTGCTTCTACGGTGAGCGCCGTTATGTAACTGCTGAGGCACGTTACACTTTTTAA
- a CDS encoding CaiB/BaiF CoA-transferase family protein, translated as MLPLSGVRVIAVEQYGAGPFGTLFLANLGAEVIKIEDVSHGGDVSRSVGPYFLQGEESDNHSLFFQGLNHNKRSLSLNLTTEEGQKILHKLVETADGLTDNLRGDVPEKLGITYPALEQVNPAIVCAHLTAFGRSGERATWPGYDYPMQAEAGYFKLTGEPSGPPARCGLSLVDLSTGVAMALGLVSGILNARKTGKGRDIDVSLFDNALYNLNYVAMWQLNAGHNQQRPPRSAHFSLTPCQLYRTKDDWIYLMCNKEKFWTELCKIIGRCELITDPRFLTFKSRLKNRDQLTEILDIALAGKTTDEWLEVFSGRVPSAPIYDVEQALTNPFVTENGRIQSIYRKNGEEIKILKPPIHCDNELPEFKQAPEMGQDNYNILSELGYSAADIKQLKSNGVI; from the coding sequence ATGCTCCCTCTATCTGGCGTACGAGTGATTGCTGTCGAGCAATACGGCGCAGGACCATTTGGAACTTTATTCCTCGCCAACTTAGGCGCTGAAGTCATAAAAATTGAAGATGTTTCCCATGGTGGAGATGTATCCCGCAGTGTCGGCCCATATTTCCTGCAAGGCGAGGAATCCGATAATCACAGCCTCTTCTTTCAGGGGCTTAACCACAATAAACGCAGTCTGTCCCTTAATCTCACGACAGAAGAAGGACAGAAAATTCTTCATAAGCTTGTTGAAACCGCTGACGGCCTGACTGATAACCTGCGTGGTGATGTACCAGAAAAATTGGGAATAACTTACCCAGCTCTGGAGCAAGTCAACCCGGCAATTGTCTGCGCACATCTTACTGCCTTTGGCAGAAGTGGAGAGAGGGCAACCTGGCCAGGTTACGATTACCCGATGCAGGCAGAAGCCGGTTACTTCAAGTTGACCGGAGAGCCAAGCGGCCCCCCTGCCCGCTGTGGTTTGTCGCTGGTAGACCTATCGACCGGAGTGGCCATGGCTCTCGGGCTGGTATCAGGCATTCTCAATGCCAGGAAGACAGGTAAAGGGAGGGATATCGATGTCAGTTTATTTGATAATGCACTGTATAACCTGAACTATGTAGCAATGTGGCAATTAAATGCCGGGCACAACCAGCAGCGACCACCTCGTTCCGCTCACTTCTCTTTAACTCCCTGTCAATTATATAGGACCAAGGATGACTGGATTTACCTCATGTGCAATAAGGAAAAATTTTGGACGGAGTTATGTAAGATTATTGGACGTTGCGAATTGATAACTGACCCCAGATTTTTAACCTTTAAGTCGCGCCTGAAAAACCGCGATCAACTCACTGAAATTCTGGACATAGCTCTCGCCGGAAAGACTACTGATGAATGGCTTGAGGTGTTTTCCGGACGTGTACCATCCGCCCCCATTTATGACGTTGAGCAGGCATTAACAAACCCTTTTGTCACAGAAAACGGGAGGATTCAGTCTATATACAGGAAAAATGGCGAGGAAATTAAAATTCTCAAACCGCCGATTCACTGTGACAATGAGTTACCGGAATTTAAACAGGCTCCAGAAATGGGTCAGGACAACTACAACATTCTCTCCGAGCTAGGATATTCTGCAGCAGATATTAAACAGTTGAAGAGCAATGGGGTTATTTAA
- a CDS encoding AbgT family transporter, whose product MENVQAEPAAGTDTNKNGWINRALNFIEVVGNKLPDPAVLFLVLMLAIWVLSWMLSGMSFETLHPATGEAIQITNLLSGGELARFLSSMVTTFTSFAPLGVVLVAMLGVGVAEQSGFINAVLKKLLAVTPQMLLTPMLILVAIVSHTAVDAGYVLVIPLGGVIFYAAGRHPLAGIAAAFAGVSGGFSANFVPSAIDPLLQGFTQTAAQIVDPEIQVNPLNNWFFTSASCLVVTMLGWWLTDKVIEPRLKNVAIDGEKEDMPVMQELGVREKKAMYLAVTVMVAGIVGLIAWMLPETSALRDAQGELASFGAPVMKSIVPLIFLLFIIPGVIFGFAAGTFHKSKDVIDAMSKTMGSMAYYIVMAFFCALFISEFARSGLGTLLSVEGGSLLAAMSLPGPITLMGIIVLVAFINLFVGSASAKWALLSPIFVPMLMQIGFSPDLTQAAYRVGDSSTNIITPLMPYFPLVVVYCQRYVKGTGIGTLVSIMLPYSVVFLICWSIFLVLYWNLGMPLGLQASYTYPTP is encoded by the coding sequence ATGGAAAATGTTCAAGCAGAGCCTGCTGCGGGTACTGATACCAACAAGAATGGATGGATCAACCGGGCACTTAATTTTATTGAAGTAGTGGGAAACAAGCTTCCCGATCCGGCAGTGCTCTTTCTTGTGTTGATGTTGGCTATCTGGGTGCTGTCGTGGATGCTGTCTGGAATGAGCTTCGAGACATTACACCCGGCAACAGGTGAGGCGATCCAGATTACCAATCTGCTTTCCGGCGGCGAGTTAGCCCGCTTCCTTTCCAGTATGGTGACTACCTTTACCAGCTTTGCCCCACTAGGCGTAGTGCTTGTGGCTATGCTGGGTGTTGGGGTGGCTGAGCAGAGTGGTTTTATTAATGCCGTACTGAAGAAGCTGCTTGCTGTGACTCCGCAAATGCTGCTTACACCCATGTTGATCCTGGTGGCGATTGTCAGCCATACCGCTGTAGATGCGGGTTATGTACTGGTGATTCCTTTGGGGGGAGTGATCTTTTATGCGGCTGGTCGTCATCCATTAGCAGGTATTGCTGCAGCCTTTGCCGGAGTATCAGGTGGCTTCTCGGCAAATTTTGTCCCCTCAGCTATCGACCCTCTGCTTCAGGGCTTCACCCAAACCGCGGCACAGATTGTTGACCCCGAGATTCAAGTAAACCCCCTCAACAACTGGTTCTTTACTTCGGCTTCCTGTCTGGTGGTGACTATGTTGGGCTGGTGGCTGACCGATAAGGTGATTGAGCCCCGCTTGAAGAATGTCGCTATTGATGGCGAAAAAGAAGATATGCCGGTAATGCAGGAGCTGGGCGTCCGCGAGAAAAAGGCCATGTATCTGGCGGTTACTGTAATGGTTGCGGGGATTGTGGGGCTTATTGCCTGGATGCTGCCAGAGACCTCCGCGTTACGTGACGCCCAAGGGGAGCTCGCCTCTTTTGGTGCGCCGGTAATGAAGTCTATTGTGCCATTGATCTTCTTGTTATTTATTATTCCCGGAGTCATTTTCGGCTTTGCCGCCGGTACTTTCCATAAAAGTAAGGATGTGATTGATGCGATGTCCAAGACCATGGGCTCCATGGCTTATTACATCGTGATGGCATTTTTCTGTGCGCTGTTCATTTCTGAGTTCGCCCGCTCTGGCCTGGGAACTCTGTTGTCGGTGGAGGGGGGTAGCCTGCTTGCCGCTATGAGCCTTCCTGGCCCGATCACCCTGATGGGGATTATTGTGCTGGTAGCATTTATTAACCTGTTTGTGGGGTCGGCCTCGGCTAAATGGGCGTTGTTATCGCCAATCTTCGTGCCTATGTTGATGCAGATTGGCTTTTCCCCAGACCTGACTCAAGCAGCCTATCGGGTTGGTGATTCTTCAACCAATATCATTACTCCACTGATGCCGTACTTCCCACTAGTGGTTGTCTATTGTCAGCGGTACGTGAAGGGTACGGGTATTGGCACCCTGGTATCTATTATGCTGCCTTACTCGGTGGTGTTCTTGATCTGCTGGTCCATATTCCTGGTGCTCTACTGGAATCTGGGCATGCCCCTCGGCCTTCAGGCCAGCTATACCTATCCAACTCCTTAA
- a CDS encoding rhodanese-like domain-containing protein — protein sequence MSSIVSRVPAASSEKALQHFEDLMAYETDCWDVHHSITNDRKDFVLLDVRGENAYQKGHIQEAESLPYQRITEEKLLNYAADTLFVIYCAGPHCNATEKAAIRLAKLGRPVKKMIGGITGWIDEGFALEKCVTASTN from the coding sequence ATGAGTTCAATAGTTAGCCGTGTACCTGCCGCCAGCAGTGAAAAGGCCCTGCAGCACTTTGAGGATCTGATGGCTTATGAAACCGACTGCTGGGATGTCCACCATTCCATAACCAATGATCGTAAGGATTTTGTATTACTGGATGTAAGGGGTGAGAACGCCTATCAGAAAGGACATATTCAGGAGGCAGAGTCTCTGCCCTACCAGCGTATCACTGAGGAAAAACTGCTCAATTATGCCGCAGATACCCTCTTTGTCATCTATTGTGCAGGACCACACTGTAACGCCACAGAAAAGGCGGCTATCAGGCTGGCCAAGCTTGGCCGCCCAGTGAAGAAAATGATTGGTGGTATTACCGGGTGGATTGATGAAGGCTTTGCCCTTGAAAAATGTGTAACGGCGAGCACCAATTAA
- a CDS encoding helix-turn-helix domain-containing protein, whose amino-acid sequence MAILAHREVAMFELGCAAELFCLPRPELGEFYRGEVVTFSEAAPAAVGGLSLNCKKVNSLLDYELLVIPCWSTIAQPKDDYLSSVYKAVEEFAATGRQILTFCSGAFLPAEIGLLNGRQATTHWRYAGMFKQRFRAVEYVGDVLYVWQGALACSAGSSAAIDLSIEFLRRRHGFELANSVARRLVMAPHRQGGQAQFVEAPVSKRPDHFASALDWALANLQHPIIIDDLADRAHLSRRSFDRKFRQSMGVAPKEWLIQQRLRAAQKALESGKESVDRVAHLAGFESAVTLRHHFRRAFGISPSQYQQQFGTRAPHMELEGGGSQATAIDY is encoded by the coding sequence GTGGCTATCCTTGCACATCGTGAGGTAGCGATGTTCGAACTCGGGTGTGCTGCGGAGTTGTTCTGTCTTCCCCGACCGGAACTCGGGGAGTTTTATAGAGGAGAGGTGGTGACCTTTTCTGAAGCTGCCCCAGCTGCAGTAGGCGGTCTTTCCCTCAATTGTAAGAAGGTGAATAGCCTGCTGGACTATGAACTATTGGTGATTCCCTGTTGGTCGACTATCGCTCAACCAAAGGATGATTATTTAAGCTCTGTGTATAAGGCAGTCGAGGAGTTCGCCGCAACTGGGCGGCAAATACTGACATTTTGCTCGGGAGCCTTCCTGCCGGCGGAAATCGGCTTACTCAATGGCCGGCAGGCCACTACCCACTGGCGTTATGCGGGAATGTTTAAGCAGCGGTTTAGGGCAGTGGAGTATGTGGGGGATGTACTTTATGTATGGCAGGGGGCGCTTGCCTGTTCTGCTGGCAGCTCCGCTGCGATTGATCTGAGCATAGAGTTTCTGCGGCGACGCCATGGTTTTGAGTTGGCCAACTCTGTGGCCAGACGTCTTGTAATGGCGCCCCACAGGCAGGGCGGGCAGGCTCAGTTTGTGGAGGCCCCGGTTTCAAAGCGTCCAGATCATTTTGCCAGTGCCTTGGATTGGGCGCTGGCCAACCTGCAGCACCCAATCATAATTGATGATTTGGCCGATCGAGCTCATCTCTCCCGCCGTAGCTTTGATCGTAAGTTCCGCCAGTCTATGGGCGTTGCACCAAAGGAATGGCTGATCCAGCAGCGCTTGCGAGCGGCACAGAAAGCTCTGGAGTCTGGTAAGGAATCTGTTGATAGGGTTGCACACCTGGCTGGTTTTGAGAGTGCCGTCACCTTGCGCCACCATTTCCGCAGAGCCTTTGGTATTTCCCCAAGCCAATATCAACAGCAATTTGGCACACGGGCCCCGCATATGGAGCTTGAGGGGGGAGGGAGCCAGGCTACCGCTATAGATTATTAA
- a CDS encoding MaoC family dehydratase, with translation MSRFCFSAYIQVGDNRYRERYGLNFEDFKPGQVFHHRPGVTISQQDNVEECINTYNQAMIHFDNHYAAQTEFKKPLIDTTLIVQRLMGMTWKTYNRRKSILQWGCIDMLLPVYGGDTLYAESEVLSVDSDFRDSESGMIEVAVRSNNQRGEQTCEMRCSMSIYKRDRLPFSVNNY, from the coding sequence ATGTCCCGCTTCTGTTTTAGTGCCTATATCCAAGTTGGTGATAACCGTTATAGGGAGCGCTATGGCCTAAATTTTGAGGACTTTAAACCCGGACAAGTATTTCATCACCGGCCTGGGGTTACTATCAGTCAGCAGGATAATGTTGAAGAATGTATCAATACCTATAACCAGGCAATGATTCATTTCGATAACCATTACGCCGCACAAACAGAGTTTAAAAAGCCGCTAATAGATACCACTTTGATAGTACAACGCCTGATGGGAATGACCTGGAAAACGTACAACCGCAGGAAAAGTATTTTGCAGTGGGGATGTATTGACATGTTGTTGCCGGTCTATGGCGGAGATACTTTGTATGCAGAAAGTGAGGTGCTATCGGTCGATAGTGATTTTAGAGACTCTGAATCTGGAATGATCGAAGTGGCTGTTCGGAGTAATAACCAGCGGGGAGAGCAGACCTGCGAGATGCGCTGTAGTATGTCGATTTACAAACGAGATCGACTTCCTTTTTCAGTCAATAATTACTGA